One part of the Prunus persica cultivar Lovell chromosome G5, Prunus_persica_NCBIv2, whole genome shotgun sequence genome encodes these proteins:
- the LOC18776330 gene encoding glutathione S-transferase U10 has protein sequence MAEENKVTLYGMWSSPYVKRVELALRLKGIPYEYVEEDLRNKSQLLLKLNPIHQKVPVLVHNGKTIVESLVILEYIDETWKTGPQLLPEDPYKRSQVRFWASYLQQVFESMVSVLKTSGQAQEKAIKEVTEKLKLLEEGLKGFFPNGFPNSFDIENVGLLEVVICSHFGANEAQEEALGVKVITPEKTPLIYSSITALTEIPAVKAASIPHEKVVAFLKFFREKALKSSAE, from the exons atggcAGAGGAAAACAAAGTGACCCTATATGGAATGTGGTCAAGCCCTTATGTTAAGAGGGTGGAATTGGCTCTCAGACTCAAAGGCATACCCTATGAATATGTGGAAGAAGATTTGAGGAACAAAAGCCAGTTGCTCCTCAAACTGAATCCCATTCATCAGAAAGTTCCAGTACTTGTCCACAATGGAAAAACAATTGTTGAGTCTCTTGTCATCCTTGAATATATTGATGAAACCTGGAAAACTGGCCCTCAACTTCTACCAGAAGATCCCTATAAACGATCCCAAGTTCGCTTCTGGGCAAGCTATCTGCAACAG GTGTTTGAGAGCATGGTCTCAGTGCTCAAAACCAGTGGACAAGCACAAGAGAAAGCCATTAAAGAAGTGACTGAGAAACTCAAGTTACTTGAAGAGGGATTGAAGGGTTTCTTCCCAAATGGCTTTCCAAATTCATTTGACATAGAAAATGTGGGACTACTAGAGGTGGTCATTTGTTCACATTTTGGTGCAAATGAAGCTCAGGAAGAAGCCCTTGGAGTGAAAGTTATAACCCCCGAGAAGACTCCACTAATTTATTCCTCCATAACAGCTCTGACTGAGATCCCTGCGGTGAAGGCGGCGAGCATTCCTCATGAGAAGGTGGTGGCTTTCCTCAAGTTCTTTAGAGAAAAGGCCCTCAAATCTTCTGCAGAGTGA
- the LOC18777459 gene encoding glutathione S-transferase U10 has translation MAEENKVTLYGMWISPYVKRVEFALRLKGIPYEYVEEDLRNKSPSLLKLNPVRQEVPVLVHNGKAIVESLVILEYIDETWKTGPQLLPEDPYKRSQVRFWASYLQQVFESMVSVLKSSGEAQEKAIKEVTEKLNLLEEGLKGFFPNGFLNSFDKENVGLLEVVIFSHFGSYEAQEEALGVKFITLEKTPLIYSSVTALTEIPAVKAERNSHEKVVAFLKFVRRNALRSSAE, from the exons atggcagAGGAAAACAAAGTGACCCTTTATGGAATGTGGATAAGCCCTTATGTTAAGAGGGTGGAATTCGCTCTCAGACTCAAAGGTATACCCTATGAATATGTGGAGGAAGATTTGAGGAACAAAAGCCCATCGCTCCTCAAATTGAATCCTGTTCGTCAGGAAGTTCCAGTTCTTGTCCACAATGGAAAAGCAATTGTTGAGTCTCTTGTCATCCTTGAATACATTGATGAAACCTGGAAAACTGGCCCTCAACTTCTACCAGAAGATCCCTATAAACGTTCCCAAGTTCGCTTCTGGGCAAGCTATCTGCAACAG GTGTTTGAGAGCATGGTCTCAGTGCTCAAAAGCAGTGGAGAAGCACAAGAGAAAGCCATTAAAGAAGTGACTGAGAAACTTAACTTACTTGAAGAGGGATTGAAGGGTTTCTTCCCAAATGGCTTCCTTAATTCATTTGACAAAGAAAATGTGGGACTACTAGAGGTGGTCATTTTTTCACATTTTGGTTCATATGAAGCTCAGGAAGAAGCCCTTGGAGTAAAATTTATAACCCTTGAGAAGACTCCACTAATTTATTCCTCCGTAACAGCTCTGACTGAGATCCCTGCGGTGAAAGCGGAGCGCAATTCTCATGAGAAGGTGGTGGCTTTCCTCAAGTTCGTTAGACGAAATGCCCTCAGATCTTCTGCTGAGTGA
- the LOC18777032 gene encoding protein PHYTOCHROME KINASE SUBSTRATE 1: MEGKANNSAHTRDASFSSYISGAEGNFVLKLAGSVQTPPPAMTLSRKTEEGEISVFGAERYFNMMLEDEGPRIVDYNTSKHGHNKKENRTGQHYKQPNSRPGTPSTCSEASWNSQSALLPSLRNSSHNKKKKVNGKIKSFSIFSCNGCSDKKAIYIHEINAGHGGHHGKDARKQSVRIDQNPVKQSQPRFKERDELHYSSFQTSHKEEHFAFTNLNSSAQKSAAKSELGEKKTKEEEEPRKSLEVFGSHMMKGDIVAINLERRLSMLSWDAIPKAQSLSNASVTGPVINEDVESDASSDLFEIENLPGSGQTPFTSHTSDGMSVASAARYDSSETSMEWSVVTAGDEKKLAANGGTPDPTTTGTAGVAQRLEPSMEKGKATV, from the coding sequence ATGGAAGGAAAAGCAAACAACAGTGCTCATACCCGGGatgcttcattttcttcttacaTCAGCGGAGCAGAAGGGAACTTTGTCCTCAAACTTGCAGGGTCAGTTCAGACTCCCCCTCCTGCCATGACCTTGAGCCGAAAGACTGAGGAGGGAGAAATCAGCGTCTTTGGTGCTGAAAGGTATTTCAACATGATGCTGGAAGATGAGGGTCCAAGAATTGTGGACTATAACACAAGCAAACATGGGcataataagaaagaaaacagaactGGTCAGCACTACAAGCAACCAAATAGCAGGCCAGGAACTCCTAGTACTTGTTCTGAAGCAAGTTGGAACAGCCAAAGCGCCTTGTTACCGTCTCTGAGAAACTCATCTCacaataagaagaaaaaggtaaaTGGAAAGATTAAAAGCTTTTCTATTTTCAGCTGCAATGGATGTTCAGATAAGAAAGCCATTTATATTCATGAGATAAATGCTGGGCATGGAGGGCATCATGGTAAAGACGCCAGGAAGCAAAGCGTTCGAATTGATCAAAATCCTGTCAAGCAGTCTCAACCAAGATTCAAGGAAAGAGATGAGCTTCACTACTCTAGCTTTCAAACATCACACAAGGAAGAGCATTTTGCATTCACAAATTTGAATTCTAGTGCACAGAAATCTGCAGCTAAATCAGAGTTgggagagaagaaaacaaaagaagaagaagagccaCGAAAGTCACTGGAGGTGTTTGGATCCCACATGATGAAGGGAGACATAGTAGCAATAAATCTGGAGAGAAGACTCTCCATGCTAAGTTGGGATGCCATTCCAAAAGCTCAAAGCCTCTCAAATGCTTCGGTGACAGGTCCGGTGATCAATGAAGATGTGGAGAGTGATGCTAGTTCAGATTTGTTTGAGATAGAGAACCTACCTGGCAGTGGACAAACACCGTTTACAAGTCACACATCTGATGGAATGTCTGTGGCCTCTGCTGCCCGGTATGATTCAAGTGAGACCAGCATGGAGTGGAGTGTTGTCACAGCCGGTGATGAAAAGAAACTGGCAGCAAATGGCGGAACACCTGATCCAACAACCACTGGCACAGCAGGAGTTGCTCAAAGGTTAGAACCTTCAATGGAAAAGGGGAAAGCTACAGTCTGA